A DNA window from Aureibacter tunicatorum contains the following coding sequences:
- a CDS encoding alpha/beta hydrolase produces MEKVNFESEGVNLVGNLYFPENYDAAKTYPAIVVLGSWTTVKEQMAGLYADRLSKEGFITLAFDFRNYGESGGEPRYYECPEKKVRDIVNAVSFLSSLKEVDENRIGAFAVCAGSMYTLMAASEDSRIKAVVTAASWLHDAEAVKLFYGGEEGVSERISLARHAKKVYNETGKVEYVPTISLDDARAAMIGNFDYYLNPNRGGVPQWSADKFAVMSWEDWLTLDPMPSAPSLKAATLMIHSDGCVLPQYTKNYFEKIGTSDKELKWVDTNLDSPMDQFNYYDQEEQVGRAVDYAQDWFHKKL; encoded by the coding sequence ATGGAAAAAGTAAACTTTGAAAGCGAAGGCGTTAACCTTGTAGGGAACCTTTACTTTCCGGAAAATTATGATGCAGCCAAGACCTATCCTGCAATTGTGGTGTTAGGAAGTTGGACAACAGTCAAAGAACAAATGGCTGGCCTATATGCTGATAGATTGTCAAAAGAAGGTTTTATAACTTTGGCTTTTGACTTTAGGAATTATGGGGAAAGCGGAGGAGAGCCAAGGTATTATGAATGTCCTGAAAAGAAAGTTAGGGATATAGTCAATGCGGTTAGTTTTTTAAGTTCATTGAAAGAAGTTGATGAAAATCGAATAGGAGCTTTTGCTGTTTGTGCCGGGTCGATGTATACTCTGATGGCCGCATCAGAAGACTCACGTATCAAAGCTGTTGTAACAGCGGCTTCATGGCTTCATGATGCCGAAGCTGTCAAGTTGTTTTATGGAGGTGAAGAAGGCGTGAGTGAGCGAATTTCCTTGGCTAGACATGCAAAAAAAGTGTACAACGAAACAGGAAAAGTCGAGTACGTCCCAACGATTTCTTTGGATGATGCAAGGGCCGCTATGATAGGCAATTTTGACTATTATTTGAATCCCAATCGCGGCGGAGTTCCTCAATGGAGCGCTGATAAATTTGCGGTCATGTCTTGGGAAGATTGGTTGACTTTGGATCCAATGCCTAGCGCTCCTAGTTTAAAAGCCGCTACGTTGATGATACATTCTGATGGCTGTGTGTTGCCTCAATACACGAAGAATTATTTTGAGAAAATCGGAACGTCTGACAAGGAATTGAAATGGGTTGATACGAATCTTGATTCTCCAATGGACCAATTCAATTATTATGACCAGGAAGAGCAAGTTGGCAGAGCTGTGGATTATGCTCAAGATTGGTTTCATAAAAAATTATAA
- a CDS encoding serine hydrolase, whose product MKYILKISIVAVFFLFSCSENEDASSPPSPPSPEQARINLTSAFQAKNFASGVFVSKRSKGDIIRQDFKAFQSLENSYNVDAGMGEANVRTSLGNLTANRSAIFREGLGCTLLNVDDAGDLRMQFSPQLYTRQVDNENYWPEGDKIYDQPIKGIDVMKLNNVLDEAFVGGERHAVAVVYDGQLIAEKYAEGISKHTKLLAWSMTKSLEGMILGVMSKEGLINSGEQCGFEEWKNDDRKYITVENLGRMTSGLEWNEGYGGLSDITAMLYEKNDMAQYAIDKKLKTTVGNVFNYSSGNAMILSSYIRSKFATPAEYLEYAQQKICEPLNIEALFEVDPAENMVLSSYGWLCARDLLRIGSVYMNSGVYLGTRILTEDWVEFSKKPTNVLPDPDYGFLFYLNRNQQVYKSAPADLFYFSGYNGQKLLMIPSKKLMVCQFGVIPEQFADAETDAFLEKILSCID is encoded by the coding sequence ATGAAATATATATTGAAAATAAGTATTGTAGCTGTTTTTTTTCTTTTTTCTTGCAGTGAGAATGAAGATGCTTCTTCGCCTCCCTCCCCGCCTTCCCCTGAGCAAGCTCGTATCAATTTGACATCCGCATTTCAAGCTAAAAACTTCGCATCTGGTGTTTTTGTGTCAAAACGCTCTAAAGGCGATATAATTAGACAGGATTTTAAAGCCTTTCAATCGCTGGAGAATTCATATAATGTTGATGCGGGCATGGGTGAAGCTAATGTGCGTACAAGTTTAGGGAATTTGACAGCGAATAGAAGTGCTATTTTTCGAGAGGGCTTGGGTTGCACATTGTTGAATGTTGATGATGCCGGCGATTTGAGAATGCAATTTTCTCCTCAGCTTTATACGAGACAGGTCGATAATGAGAATTATTGGCCTGAAGGAGATAAAATATATGATCAGCCGATAAAGGGCATTGATGTAATGAAATTAAACAATGTGTTGGATGAAGCTTTTGTGGGTGGTGAAAGGCATGCCGTTGCGGTGGTTTATGATGGCCAACTTATCGCTGAGAAGTATGCTGAGGGTATTTCTAAACATACTAAACTTTTAGCTTGGTCGATGACAAAATCTTTGGAGGGAATGATATTGGGAGTTATGTCAAAGGAAGGTTTGATAAATAGCGGGGAACAATGCGGTTTTGAAGAATGGAAGAATGATGATAGAAAATATATTACGGTTGAAAATCTGGGGAGAATGACCAGCGGACTTGAGTGGAATGAAGGATATGGTGGATTGAGTGATATCACGGCCATGCTATATGAAAAGAATGATATGGCTCAATATGCTATTGACAAAAAGTTGAAAACTACTGTGGGCAATGTTTTTAATTATTCTTCAGGTAATGCGATGATTTTGTCAAGCTATATTAGAAGCAAATTTGCTACGCCTGCGGAGTATTTGGAATATGCGCAGCAAAAAATCTGCGAGCCATTAAATATTGAAGCTTTATTTGAAGTTGATCCTGCTGAAAATATGGTTTTGTCATCCTATGGCTGGTTGTGCGCTAGGGATTTGTTGCGAATCGGCTCTGTTTATATGAATAGTGGTGTTTATTTAGGGACTAGAATATTAACGGAAGATTGGGTTGAATTTTCCAAAAAGCCTACGAATGTTCTGCCTGACCCAGACTATGGTTTTTTGTTTTACCTCAATAGAAATCAACAAGTTTATAAAAGCGCTCCAGCTGATTTGTTTTATTTTTCGGGCTACAATGGGCAAAAGCTCTTGATGATTCCTTCCAAGAAGTTGATGGTTTGCCAATTTGGTGTGATACCTGAGCAATTCGCAGATGCTGAGACTGATGCTTTTTTGGAAAAAATACTTAGTTGCATTGATTAA
- a CDS encoding putative quinol monooxygenase, producing the protein MIILTVKAIPKKEFWQLYLEEFGSLAKSVREEEGCLEYELFQQCETKPSLLLFERWESKELLEKHLASEKMNQFFSKIEGWFDEPVEMNEYLVTLNR; encoded by the coding sequence ATGATTATTTTGACAGTAAAGGCTATTCCTAAAAAGGAGTTTTGGCAGTTATATCTTGAAGAGTTCGGGAGTTTGGCCAAGTCAGTGAGAGAAGAAGAAGGATGTTTGGAGTATGAGCTTTTTCAACAGTGTGAGACAAAGCCTAGTCTTTTATTATTTGAGAGATGGGAGTCAAAAGAGCTCTTGGAAAAGCATTTGGCCTCTGAGAAAATGAATCAGTTTTTTTCAAAAATAGAAGGTTGGTTTGACGAGCCTGTTGAAATGAATGAATATTTGGTGACACTTAACAGATAG
- a CDS encoding NAD(P)H-dependent oxidoreductase translates to MNALMIVAHPNLDESIANKNIAEIMSDKGVSVRNIMDLYPDYKVDIEAEQLALMEADTIIFQYPFYWYNMPAILKQWFDEVFSFNFAYGPEGDKLKGKNFLLSFTVGGPADSYSPIGYNHFRIEEFTKPMEQTAYLAQMTFLAPVYEHGMVYVPNVYNTKEAVEERAAKQADRLVKILDDLESTAPEHMINEFVKDWFAHFDKMADDGYFNHHLDKQAKLKFVEGEYIGHEGFSEWYKEIKKLIKPDNEHIIKSISINKHDDYYKVDLTVNLKADTYHDGFIDLNVKETWKVAITRDGRVKIHEYKVSTI, encoded by the coding sequence ATGAATGCACTGATGATCGTTGCTCATCCTAATTTGGATGAGTCGATAGCAAATAAAAATATAGCGGAAATCATGTCCGATAAAGGAGTGTCTGTGAGGAATATCATGGATTTATATCCTGATTATAAGGTGGATATTGAAGCGGAGCAACTTGCTTTGATGGAAGCTGATACGATTATTTTCCAGTACCCTTTTTATTGGTACAATATGCCCGCAATACTTAAGCAATGGTTTGACGAAGTTTTTAGCTTCAATTTCGCTTATGGACCTGAAGGCGACAAACTCAAAGGCAAGAATTTCCTGCTAAGCTTTACGGTTGGCGGCCCTGCGGACTCCTACTCACCTATTGGCTACAATCACTTTAGAATAGAGGAATTCACCAAGCCTATGGAGCAAACGGCTTATCTTGCTCAGATGACCTTTCTTGCGCCGGTTTATGAACATGGAATGGTATACGTGCCGAATGTGTACAATACCAAAGAGGCTGTTGAGGAAAGAGCCGCGAAACAAGCGGATCGATTGGTCAAAATCCTAGATGACTTGGAAAGCACAGCTCCGGAGCATATGATTAATGAGTTTGTCAAAGATTGGTTTGCTCATTTTGACAAAATGGCTGACGATGGATACTTCAATCATCATTTGGATAAGCAAGCCAAATTGAAATTTGTTGAAGGAGAATATATCGGCCATGAAGGATTTAGCGAATGGTATAAAGAGATTAAGAAGTTAATCAAGCCCGATAATGAGCATATAATTAAATCTATTAGCATAAATAAACACGATGACTATTATAAAGTTGACTTGACAGTGAATCTTAAAGCCGATACTTATCACGATGGCTTTATCGATTTGAATGTGAAGGAAACTTGGAAAGTTGCCATTACTAGAGATGGCAGGGTCAAAATTCACGAATATAAAGTTTCAACTATATAA
- a CDS encoding SDR family oxidoreductase: MKVAVTGSTGQLGRIIIEKLQSVMPAENIVALARSVDKARDLNVEVREFDYNKTEGLEKSLEDIDRLLLVSGNEFGKRAEQHQRVIEAAKNAGVKLLVYTSLLRTDNTSIVIADEHEITEKALISSGVPYVILRNGWYTENYTVSIADILSLGTLYGSADDGKISSASRADYAEAAAKVISSGGHEGKIYELAGDEYFTLSDFAEELSKQSAQQIPYVNLPEEEYRNALLGAGLPTDLAGFLASSHVSTSKGDLFDEGKQLSSLIGRPTTNLRQSIADALKG; encoded by the coding sequence ATGAAAGTCGCGGTAACAGGATCCACAGGGCAATTGGGTAGAATAATCATTGAAAAGTTACAGTCGGTGATGCCCGCTGAAAATATTGTCGCATTGGCACGGTCAGTTGACAAGGCTAGGGATTTGAATGTAGAAGTTAGAGAGTTCGATTATAACAAGACTGAAGGCCTAGAGAAGTCATTGGAGGATATTGATCGATTGCTTTTAGTTTCAGGAAATGAATTTGGCAAGAGAGCCGAGCAACATCAAAGGGTCATTGAGGCTGCAAAAAACGCTGGAGTGAAATTGCTGGTGTACACAAGCTTACTGAGAACTGACAATACAAGCATAGTTATAGCGGATGAGCATGAAATAACCGAAAAAGCTTTAATTTCTTCCGGAGTACCTTATGTTATCTTGAGAAATGGGTGGTATACTGAAAATTATACAGTGTCAATAGCTGATATTTTGTCACTTGGCACTCTGTATGGAAGCGCGGATGATGGAAAAATCTCTTCGGCTTCAAGAGCTGATTACGCGGAAGCAGCCGCTAAGGTTATTAGTTCTGGAGGACACGAGGGGAAAATTTACGAATTGGCTGGAGACGAGTACTTTACTCTTTCTGATTTTGCGGAAGAGTTGTCCAAGCAGTCAGCTCAACAGATTCCATATGTAAACCTGCCAGAAGAAGAATATAGAAACGCATTGTTAGGTGCTGGATTGCCGACGGATTTAGCTGGATTTTTGGCGAGCTCGCATGTGTCAACATCCAAGGGAGATTTATTTGATGAAGGCAAGCAACTGTCTTCTTTGATTGGTCGACCTACCACTAATCTGAGGCAGTCAATCGCTGACGCTTTGAAGGGTTAG
- a CDS encoding nuclear transport factor 2 family protein has translation MNKEIAKRNKENVMAFFKALEKKDAQSVVNLFAEDGVQSNPYASGIFPQGAKGYEEILAYWKAPFHNFGDMEFLIDEIYAMEDPNIVFVKYTGNIMYKDGSGKYANQYYSTFKFAENGKIKEYVEIFNPIVAAKAFGLIDMIK, from the coding sequence ATGAATAAGGAAATAGCAAAAAGAAACAAGGAAAATGTTATGGCATTTTTCAAAGCATTGGAGAAAAAGGATGCGCAATCTGTTGTGAACTTATTTGCTGAGGATGGAGTTCAAAGCAATCCTTATGCCTCAGGAATCTTTCCTCAAGGGGCAAAAGGATATGAGGAGATTTTAGCTTATTGGAAGGCGCCATTTCATAATTTCGGAGATATGGAATTTCTTATTGATGAAATTTATGCCATGGAGGACCCTAATATTGTGTTTGTTAAATATACAGGAAATATCATGTATAAAGATGGTTCAGGCAAATATGCAAATCAATATTATTCAACATTCAAGTTTGCCGAGAATGGGAAGATTAAAGAGTATGTCGAAATCTTCAACCCTATCGTAGCAGCGAAGGCTTTTGGCTTGATTGATATGATTAAATAA
- a CDS encoding ankyrin repeat domain-containing protein, translating into MHCIRTISVWCMAIIMFSCVEQGSVGDKGKLKGDNGDIQTEIHSQDEHLTPLMKASGLGDTELVKELLKSGESPFLLDSITGTSPLHFAAQGGSVETAKVLVDAGALINLQAESNSFTPLMVATWYRNPEMIKYLLSLKQINPLKKDNYGRIAADFVPLENREPVDEEIAVIYEEYFKNRQAFIDSKFETNGFVPKNLPEDVNIRIPNGDKGYDFHTPLLVSALRGNKPLFVELLGNGADISLTGEYMKANVAHKAGYQGHADIMKIIVKDPDFYKIANAQGPTNGYTPLHDAIWHGHTRTAKILLDAGVDTSLVAWDGLTPLELAKKYNYSEIIELFPSHESK; encoded by the coding sequence ATGCATTGTATAAGAACAATTAGCGTTTGGTGCATGGCGATTATAATGTTTTCATGTGTAGAGCAAGGAAGTGTGGGTGATAAAGGAAAGTTAAAAGGTGATAATGGTGACATTCAAACCGAAATTCATTCTCAAGATGAACATTTAACACCATTAATGAAGGCGTCAGGTTTGGGTGATACTGAATTAGTAAAGGAATTGCTTAAAAGCGGAGAATCTCCATTTCTGCTTGATTCGATCACGGGAACAAGTCCTTTGCATTTTGCCGCTCAAGGCGGTAGCGTTGAAACCGCTAAAGTTTTGGTTGATGCCGGAGCATTGATTAATCTCCAAGCGGAAAGCAATAGTTTTACGCCTCTGATGGTAGCGACATGGTACCGAAATCCCGAGATGATCAAATATCTATTATCCTTGAAGCAAATTAATCCTTTGAAAAAAGATAATTATGGTAGAATTGCAGCTGATTTTGTTCCTCTGGAAAACAGAGAACCGGTAGATGAAGAAATAGCGGTGATTTACGAAGAATATTTTAAGAATAGGCAAGCTTTTATTGATAGTAAATTTGAAACGAATGGGTTTGTGCCCAAGAATTTGCCTGAGGATGTTAATATAAGAATTCCAAATGGCGACAAGGGATATGACTTTCATACGCCATTATTAGTTTCCGCATTAAGAGGAAATAAGCCACTGTTTGTTGAATTATTAGGGAATGGCGCAGACATTAGTCTAACAGGCGAGTACATGAAAGCAAATGTGGCGCATAAGGCAGGCTACCAAGGGCATGCGGATATAATGAAGATTATCGTGAAAGATCCGGATTTTTATAAAATAGCCAATGCGCAAGGACCTACAAATGGGTATACACCATTGCATGATGCTATTTGGCATGGTCATACCCGCACTGCGAAGATTTTGCTCGATGCTGGAGTGGATACTTCACTCGTTGCTTGGGATGGCTTGACTCCTTTGGAATTGGCGAAAAAATATAATTACAGTGAGATCATAGAGCTATTTCCATCACACGAGAGCAAATAA
- a CDS encoding short chain dehydrogenase — MKKAIIVGSTGVIGKEILKIFRQDYQVVEVNRSSGDFKVDMQDAEAVEQMFQAIGGFDVLIAASGYGKWGTLEEHSIQDFHDGLNSKLMGQVNLVVIGRKYANEGAVFILTSGVLAHQPMIGGLSLAMINAALESFVKGAALELEQGMKINAVSPSFAKETMELMGLDSSTGVPAIEFAKIYKKIIDERKTGQVYQA; from the coding sequence ATGAAAAAGGCGATCATAGTTGGCTCTACAGGAGTCATTGGAAAAGAAATTTTGAAGATTTTCAGGCAAGACTATCAAGTTGTTGAAGTAAATCGCTCGTCAGGTGATTTCAAGGTAGATATGCAAGATGCAGAAGCTGTAGAGCAAATGTTTCAAGCGATCGGAGGCTTTGATGTTTTGATTGCGGCTAGCGGGTATGGAAAATGGGGAACATTGGAGGAGCATAGCATACAAGATTTCCATGATGGCTTGAACAGCAAACTTATGGGACAAGTGAATTTGGTGGTTATCGGAAGAAAGTATGCTAACGAAGGCGCTGTATTCATTTTGACTTCGGGAGTTTTAGCGCATCAGCCTATGATAGGAGGCCTTTCTTTGGCAATGATAAATGCAGCATTAGAGTCATTTGTAAAAGGAGCCGCTTTGGAGTTGGAACAGGGAATGAAAATCAATGCAGTGAGTCCGTCTTTCGCAAAGGAAACTATGGAACTGATGGGCTTGGATTCCTCTACAGGAGTGCCGGCAATTGAATTTGCGAAAATATATAAAAAAATCATTGATGAGCGGAAAACAGGGCAAGTATACCAAGCTTGA
- a CDS encoding MarR family winged helix-turn-helix transcriptional regulator: MSESLEKYHRSCLYFAANSFSRYINAMAEESFRKTGMSPSYGYLMLMLIEKPGLSQNELSQQMNLKASTMTRFIDKLLTMNYVRKEQQGRNSFIYPTSEGIAQKVLIDQALSDLYKKYCDVLGEEFAVKLTEDIYQANKDIETK; the protein is encoded by the coding sequence ATGAGCGAATCACTGGAAAAATATCATAGAAGTTGTCTGTATTTTGCGGCGAATTCTTTTTCGCGTTATATCAATGCTATGGCTGAAGAGTCTTTTCGAAAAACGGGAATGTCGCCTTCTTATGGCTATCTGATGTTGATGCTTATTGAGAAACCCGGACTTAGTCAAAATGAGTTGAGCCAACAAATGAATCTGAAAGCTTCGACCATGACGAGATTCATCGACAAATTGTTGACAATGAATTACGTGCGAAAAGAACAACAAGGCAGAAACTCTTTTATCTACCCTACCAGTGAAGGAATAGCGCAAAAAGTGCTGATTGATCAGGCTTTGTCTGATTTGTACAAAAAGTATTGCGATGTTCTTGGTGAAGAATTTGCTGTTAAGTTGACGGAAGATATTTATCAGGCCAATAAAGATATAGAAACAAAGTAG
- a CDS encoding SDR family oxidoreductase, which translates to MKQKVALITGSNRGIGLAVAKSLLAHGHKVVITARKEMEAQKAQLSLKNLGDVYCTTLDVSDVKSILDCRNYVEDQFGKLDILVNNAGINYDTWQTTLSADLEEVRQTFDTNVFGAWKVIQEFVPLMKDSSHANIVNVSSGAGALSSMSCNTPGYSMSKAALNVMTIQFSKELRPYNIVVNAVCPGWVRTDMGGDGAPRSPEEGAETIVWASELEDRNITGKFFRDKKEIEW; encoded by the coding sequence ATGAAACAGAAAGTAGCATTAATTACAGGATCAAATAGAGGAATAGGTTTAGCTGTGGCCAAAAGCTTGTTAGCACATGGTCATAAGGTTGTGATTACAGCTCGCAAAGAAATGGAGGCTCAAAAGGCACAATTGTCTTTGAAAAATTTAGGTGACGTATATTGTACGACTTTGGATGTGTCTGATGTAAAGAGCATTCTTGATTGCCGAAATTATGTGGAAGATCAATTTGGGAAGCTGGATATATTGGTGAATAATGCAGGCATAAATTATGATACATGGCAGACAACATTGAGTGCTGACTTGGAGGAAGTACGGCAGACTTTTGATACAAATGTATTTGGAGCATGGAAGGTGATTCAGGAATTTGTACCCTTAATGAAAGACTCAAGTCATGCGAATATTGTGAATGTATCAAGCGGCGCTGGAGCGTTATCAAGTATGAGTTGCAATACTCCGGGGTATAGCATGTCAAAAGCAGCGTTGAATGTGATGACTATTCAGTTTTCCAAAGAATTGAGGCCGTATAATATTGTTGTAAATGCTGTATGTCCTGGTTGGGTTCGCACTGATATGGGAGGTGATGGAGCTCCAAGAAGTCCAGAGGAAGGTGCTGAAACAATTGTGTGGGCTTCAGAACTAGAAGATAGAAATATTACGGGAAAATTTTTCAGAGATAAGAAAGAAATCGAATGGTGA
- a CDS encoding nuclear transport factor 2 family protein has product MNQPDETIIQMFVATDQRDWGLVKDCFGEQVNLDYSSMNGNPAMKLTPDKIIESWQGILPGFESTHHQVGNILVENKGNKAQVFCYGTATHYLSKSINNEDGHVWTVVGSYDFELEKNADDKWKIVSMVFNFKYQDGNLMLPQRAIENVSE; this is encoded by the coding sequence ATGAATCAACCAGATGAGACCATTATTCAAATGTTTGTGGCAACAGACCAAAGGGATTGGGGTTTAGTCAAGGACTGTTTTGGCGAACAAGTCAATTTAGACTATTCATCGATGAACGGAAATCCTGCAATGAAGTTAACGCCGGATAAAATTATAGAATCGTGGCAGGGAATTCTGCCTGGCTTTGAGTCTACGCATCATCAAGTCGGTAATATTTTAGTGGAAAATAAAGGAAATAAGGCTCAAGTTTTTTGCTATGGCACAGCCACTCATTATTTGTCCAAAAGCATAAATAACGAGGATGGACACGTATGGACAGTAGTAGGCTCATATGATTTTGAATTGGAAAAAAACGCTGATGACAAATGGAAAATAGTTTCTATGGTATTCAATTTTAAATATCAAGATGGAAATCTAATGTTGCCGCAACGGGCTATTGAAAATGTAAGCGAGTAA
- a CDS encoding SRPBCC family protein produces MFSFLYVILCLAGIVPLVFLAGCLLPKQRVVERKIKINAPLERVWDTVTDIANQGDWRSDLEYVKVIEDTNGKLIWEEKPCKGKSILFEEVEKVDCSTYRIKIIESSFNEGHWIGRFSFNHNQTTFISRECIIIKNPMVRLMSYFIISVDKLVETYQQDLKEFLETSNNSNIK; encoded by the coding sequence ATGTTCAGCTTTCTATACGTCATACTTTGTTTAGCAGGCATAGTTCCTTTAGTATTTTTGGCAGGTTGTTTATTGCCAAAGCAACGTGTTGTAGAAAGGAAGATTAAGATCAATGCCCCTTTGGAAAGAGTCTGGGACACGGTGACCGATATAGCTAATCAAGGAGATTGGAGAAGTGATTTGGAGTATGTGAAGGTGATTGAAGATACGAATGGAAAACTGATTTGGGAAGAAAAGCCTTGTAAAGGCAAATCGATTCTTTTTGAAGAAGTCGAGAAAGTTGATTGCAGTACTTACCGCATTAAGATAATTGAGAGTTCCTTTAATGAAGGTCATTGGATCGGACGGTTTAGTTTTAACCACAATCAAACCACTTTTATATCTAGAGAGTGCATTATCATCAAAAATCCAATGGTAAGATTGATGTCTTACTTTATCATCTCCGTTGACAAGTTAGTGGAAACATATCAGCAAGATTTGAAAGAATTTCTTGAGACGAGCAATAATTCAAATATAAAATGA